In Tachysurus vachellii isolate PV-2020 chromosome 10, HZAU_Pvac_v1, whole genome shotgun sequence, the following proteins share a genomic window:
- the rab3gap2 gene encoding rab3 GTPase-activating protein non-catalytic subunit isoform X1 codes for MSCSLLDFCRVQELRHVRDFLLQSQKNASSDDNKEQTETELAWDESDWGSWETTDTKEDGTTPDDDDAQQNSATWLQDCVLALSPCSDLLVIARDQKAVFLSAKWQTDATGKEEMMLAVSWSGTLGAEDGESVSSVICIPLASQKRSSTGRPDWTCIVVGFSSGYVRFYTENGVLLLAQLLNEDPALRLKCRTYEIPRHPGVTEQHEELSILYPAALVTIDGFSLFQSLRACRNQVARAAAAGSDVMQPPPLAYKKWGLQDMDTIVDHSSAGVMTLNVFDQMKNASILGGFHASVKGSPPAMSQYMTVGGGPFTGFFYAVEGSSQPLLSHVALAVASKLTSALFSAASGWLGWNKNKTEEDPVQKQKPKVEPATPLPIRFGLPDSRRHGESICLSPCNTMAGVTDDFGRVTLLDVVRGIAIRMWKGYRDAQLGWVQVSEAHGDRDITTSPSMPHRCAQFLVIYAPRRGILEVWGTQHGPRIGAFTVGKHCRLLYPGYRLMGVNSVTSQGWHLHTQQVCLFDPVNGVLRTITVPFHLALSDKKSERAKDLHLLKRLSALLRSSDPDPDLLESEAQSVLLEIKHPAVKKQALESLLSSKSAPVSCLLNIIRALSRSIREQDPEAVDESLLQLCSSQLRLLQLYTDVQLLHSPDASPTEPETLAVPGIEDDVARIQPILRRYAELNSRPTVSFAQDETRPLPVKTFLAQLVCEGGELRLIRGSDTDWTQLGSFLFWGCLSGQSPLERVCETLQQSGISPQQLLSLLLTVWLNREKEILKRADAVRNLHTLLNTLSSMKGAVDESWDVQCVSPWWQKVRNACVQSESAGAAMLAALVAQRAAKRSITNLAESKLQSDWECVSLELEQWLVCVRQLEDVLALQTLLSLPSPQGTLGGAIQRCSVKTLLESGRGGVADSVAKLIFRQDVTPGTLRDIVQRRGSEHREEHREEHREEHREEHREEHREEHREEQREEQREEQREEQREETEVEEKDALHTLEELLVCVCQRFPNSLSSDVLWAHCCWEYVVQWNKDPEVGRYLEWSVEYMKMITSPHIQLGISTMMWNTFIVKRFSAAAFLMEKVGKAPKDRLCRRDIGMGDAAMTSFLGSCVQLLQALMEADSGVEEASVPEVCVEEVWGSVEGPASIAELALQQRPVHYPLVQHHCLLASLLHAAMSFSLRLKPLSLFDTKGKNAFFRELTSIQLLPSGDMDPGLVALRQEFLLNVLTAWVKALGVEQEEEEEGVSFKAGVRDQAWMETCMELGSLLQLNNDILRRHLVCELYNQGLDMRAEELMLEVEDKDVLGSQLLVLIGQRLAYALFHSQTQTKASMELLARLPPTLCTWLKAMDPSDLQRPSVPLKLIGRLVSRVIEMLPEKHAQYNMALHLLEAVDILQEDE; via the exons ATGTCCTGCAGTTTGCTGGATTTCTGTCGAGTTCAGGAGCTCAGACATGTCCGAGATTTTCTTCTCCAAAGTCAGAAAAATGCCTCATCGGATGACAACAAAGAGCAAACAG agACAGAGTTAGCATGGGATGAGTCAGACTGGGGCTCCTGGGAGACTACGGACACCAAAGAAGATGGAACCACA cctgatgatgatgatgcacaaCAGAACAGCGCCACCTGGCTGCAGGACTGTGTACTTGCTCTGTCACCATGTTCAGACCTGCTGGTCATCGCTCGAGACCAAAAAGCTGTATTCCTCTctg CGAAATGGCAGACAGACGCCACCGGAAAAGAGGAGATGATGCTGGCTGTGAGCTGGAGCGGCACACTGGGTGCTGAGGACGG agagagtgtgagtagCGTCATCTGTATCCCTCTGGCCAGCCAGAAGAG gagTTCTACAGGTCGTCCTGACTGGACATGTATCGTGGTCGGATTCAGTTCTGGATACGTTCGCTTTTACACAGAG aatgggGTTCTCCTTTTGGCTCAGCTGCTGAATGAAGACCCGGCTCTCAGACTGAAGTGTCGCACCTATGAGATCCCGCGCCATCCTGGTGTCACAGAGCAG CATGAAGAGTTGAGTATTCTGTACCCAGCAGCCCTGGTCACCATCGATGGTTTCAGCCTCTTTCAGTCTCTCCGTGCCTGCAGGAATCAGGTTGCAagag CTGCTGcagcaggaagtgatgtcatgcAGCCTCCTCCTCTGGCCTATAAGAAGTGGGGCCTGCAGGACATGGACACCATTGTGGACCACAGCAGTGCGG gtGTCATGACCCTGAACGTATTTGATCAGATGAAGAACGCCTCGATACTTGGAGGTTTCCACGCGTCAGTAAAGGGCAGTCCTCCTGCCATGAGTCAGTATATGACGGTGGGCGGCGGTCCCTTCACCGGCTTCTTCTACGCAGTGGAG GGCAGTTCTCAGCCTCTTCTCTCCCACGTGGCTCTTGCTGTGGCCAGTAAACTCACTTCTGCGCTGTTCAGTGctgccag TGGATGGTTAGGATGGAACAAGAACAAGACTGAAGAGGATCCTGTTCAAAAACAGAAGCCTAAGGTGGAGCCAGCCACGCCCCTTCCTATTAG gttTGGGCTCCCAGATTCCCGTCGCCATGGtgaatctatctgtctgtcgcCATGCAACACCATGGCAGGGGTGACGGACGATTTTGGAAGAGTGACGCTGCTGGACGTGGTACGCGGCATCGCCATCCGCATGTggaagg gttaccGTGATGCCCAGCTGGGCTGGGTGCAGGTTTCTGAGGCTCATGGTGACAGAGACATAACCACTTCACCCTCCATGCCCCACCGCTGTGCTCAGTTCCTGGTGATCTACGCCCCCCGCAGGGGCATCCTGGAGGTGTGGGGCACTCAGCACGGCCCCCGGATCGGGGCTTTTACTGTAGGCAAacactgcag GTTGTTGTATCCAGGTTACAGGTTAATGGGGGTGAACAGTGTGACCAGTCAGGGTtggcacttacacacacagcaggtgtGTCTGTTTGACCCGGTCAACGGAGTGCTGCGTACCATCACTGTGCCATTCCACTTGGCTCTCAG CGATAAGAAGAGCGAGCGAGCCAAAGACCTGCATCTGCTGAAACGACTGAGCGCTCTGCTCAGGAGCTCTGATCCAGACCCTG ATCTTCTGGAAAGTGAGGCTCAGAGTGTCCTGCTGGAGATCAAACACCCTGCGGTTAAGAAacag GCGCTGGAGTCTCTGCTGTCCAGTAAGAGCGCTCCGGTCTCATGTCTGCTCAACATCATCCGAGCCTTATCACGGAGCATCAGAGAACAAG accCCGAGGCAGTGGATGAATCATTGCTGCAGTTGTGTTCGTCTCAGCTCAGACTCCTGCAGCTCTACACTGATGTTCAGCTCCTTCACTCACCTGATGCCTCACCTACTGAGCCTGAaact ctcgcAGTACCTGGTATTGAAGATGACGTTGCTCGAATCCAGCCAATCCTGCGGCGATATGCAGAGCTAAACTCCCGCCCCACTGTGTCATTCGCTCAGGACGAGACAAGGCCGCTGCCAGTCAAAACCTTTCTGGCACAGTTAGTGTGTGAGGGCGGAGAGCTGCGACTCATCAGGGGCTCGGACACAGACTGGACACAGCTAG gtaGCTTCCTGTTTTGGGGATGTCTTTCTGGACAGAGTCCACtggagcgagtgtgtgagacgCTACAGCAGAGTGGCATCAGCCCTCAGCAGCTACtg TCTCTGCTGCTGACAGTGTGGctgaacagagagaaggagatctTAAAGAGAGCAGATGCTGTTAGGAACCTGCACACACTCCTCAACACACTCAGCTCTatgaaag gagcgGTAGATGAGTCGTgggatgtacagtgtgtgtccCCCTGGTGGCAAAAGGTGCGTAATGCTTGTGTTCAGTCAGAGAGCGCTGGCGCTGCCATGCTGGCTGCACTTGTCGCTCAGCGAGCTGCCAAGAGGTCCATCACAAACCTGGCAGAGAGCAag ttgCAGTCAGATTGGGAGTGTGTGTCTCTAGAGCTGGAGCAGTGGCTGGTGTGTGTGCGGCAGTTGGAGGACGTGTTGGCGTTACAGACGTTGCTGAGTCTGCCGTCTCCTCAGGGAACACTGGGGGGCGCCATCCAGCGCTGCTCAGTCAAAACTCTGCTGGAGAGTGGAAGAg gtggcgTAGCAGACAGCGTTGCGAAGCTGATCTTCAGACAGGACGTCACTCCTGGAACACTGAGAGACATTGTGCAGAGGAGGGGGAGTGAGCATCGTGAGGAGCATCGTGAGGAGCATCGTGAGGAGCATCGTGAGGAGCATCGTGAGGAGCATCGTGAGGAGCATCGTGAGGAGCAGCGTGAGGAGCAGCGTGAGGAGCAGCGTGAGGAGCAGCGTGAGGAGACAGAGGTGGAGGAGAAGGACGCCTTACACACACTGGAGG agctgctggtgtgtgtgtgtcagcgtttcCCCAACTCGCTCTCCTCTGATGTGTTGTGGGCTCACTGTTGTTGGGAATACGTGGTGCAGTGGAACAAAGACCCTGAG GTGGGTCGATACCTGGAGTGGTCTGTTGAGTATATGAAGATGATCACCAGTCCTCACATTCAGTTAG gaatCTCCACCATGATGTGGAACACGTTTATTGTGAAACGTTTCTCTGCAGCAGCCTTCTTAATGGAAaag gtgggAAAAGCTCCAAAGGACAGACTCTGCAGACGG gacataGGAATGGGTGACGCAGCCATGACCAGTTTCCTGGGCTCCTGTGTACAGCTCCTGCAGGCTCTGATGGAG gccgACTCTGGGGTGGAGGAGGCGAGTGTTCCggaggtgtgtgtggaggaggtATGGGGCAGCGTTGAGGGTCCTGCCTCCATAGCGGAGTTAGCGCTGCAGCAGAGGCCGGTTCATTACCCACTGGTGCAGCATCACTGCCTGTTAGCGTCACTTCTGCACGCTGCCATGAGCTTCTCGCTGCGCCTCAAACCCCTCAGCCTCTTCGACACCAAG GGGAAGAATGCCTTTTTCAGGGAACTGACCTCCATCCAGCTGCTGCCCAGTGGAGACATGGACCCCGGTCTGGTGGCTCTGAGACAGGAA tttctgCTGAATGTGTTGACAGCATGGGTGAAGGCTCTGGGTGTGgagcaggaagaggaggaggaaggtgtTTCCTTTAAAGCTGGTGTCAGGGATCAGGCCTGGATGGAGACGTGTATGGAGTTGGGCTCACTGCTGCAGCTTAACAATGATATTCTGCGCAGACACCTCGTCTGTGAGCTGTATAACCAGGGCCTGGACATGCGTGCAgaggag CTGATGTTGGAGGTGGAGGATAAGGATGTGTTAGGTTCTCAGCTCttggttctgattggtcagcgccTGGCCTACGCCCTGTTTCACTCTCAGACTCAGACCAAAGCCAGCATGGAGCTCTTGGCACGTCTTCCCCCAACACTCTGCACATGGCTCAAAGCTATG GACCCCAGTGATCTCCAGCGCCCCTCTGTGCCTCTGAAACTGATCGGCCGCCTGGTGAGCCGTGTGATCGAGATGCTACCAGAGAAACATGCGCAGTACAACATGGCACTGCATCTGCTGGAGGCCGTAGACATACTGCAGGAGGACGagtga
- the rab3gap2 gene encoding rab3 GTPase-activating protein non-catalytic subunit isoform X2: MSCSLLDFCRVQELRHVRDFLLQSQKNASSDDNKEQTETELAWDESDWGSWETTDTKEDGTTPDDDDAQQNSATWLQDCVLALSPCSDLLVIARDQKAVFLSAKWQTDATGKEEMMLAVSWSGTLGAEDGESVSSVICIPLASQKRSSTGRPDWTCIVVGFSSGYVRFYTENGVLLLAQLLNEDPALRLKCRTYEIPRHPGVTEQHEELSILYPAALVTIDGFSLFQSLRACRNQVARAAAAGSDVMQPPPLAYKKWGLQDMDTIVDHSSAGVMTLNVFDQMKNASILGGFHASVKGSPPAMSQYMTVGGGPFTGFFYAVEGSSQPLLSHVALAVASKLTSALFSAASGWLGWNKNKTEEDPVQKQKPKVEPATPLPIRFGLPDSRRHGESICLSPCNTMAGVTDDFGRVTLLDVVRGIAIRMWKGYRDAQLGWVQVSEAHGDRDITTSPSMPHRCAQFLVIYAPRRGILEVWGTQHGPRIGAFTVGKHCRLLYPGYRLMGVNSVTSQGWHLHTQQVCLFDPVNGVLRTITVPFHLALSDKKSERAKDLHLLKRLSALLRSSDPDPDLLESEAQSVLLEIKHPAVKKQALESLLSSKSAPVSCLLNIIRALSRSIREQDPEAVDESLLQLCSSQLRLLQLYTDVQLLHSPDASPTEPETLAVPGIEDDVARIQPILRRYAELNSRPTVSFAQDETRPLPVKTFLAQLVCEGGELRLIRGSDTDWTQLGSFLFWGCLSGQSPLERVCETLQQSGISPQQLLSLLLTVWLNREKEILKRADAVRNLHTLLNTLSSMKGAVDESWDVQCVSPWWQKVRNACVQSESAGAAMLAALVAQRAAKRSITNLAESKLQSDWECVSLELEQWLVCVRQLEDVLALQTLLSLPSPQGTLGGAIQRCSVKTLLESGRGGVADSVAKLIFRQDVTPGTLRDIVQRRGREHREEHREEQREEQREEQREEQREETEVEEKDALHTLEELLVCVCQRFPNSLSSDVLWAHCCWEYVVQWNKDPEVGRYLEWSVEYMKMITSPHIQLGISTMMWNTFIVKRFSAAAFLMEKVGKAPKDRLCRRDIGMGDAAMTSFLGSCVQLLQALMEADSGVEEASVPEVCVEEVWGSVEGPASIAELALQQRPVHYPLVQHHCLLASLLHAAMSFSLRLKPLSLFDTKGKNAFFRELTSIQLLPSGDMDPGLVALRQEFLLNVLTAWVKALGVEQEEEEEGVSFKAGVRDQAWMETCMELGSLLQLNNDILRRHLVCELYNQGLDMRAEELMLEVEDKDVLGSQLLVLIGQRLAYALFHSQTQTKASMELLARLPPTLCTWLKAMDPSDLQRPSVPLKLIGRLVSRVIEMLPEKHAQYNMALHLLEAVDILQEDE, encoded by the exons ATGTCCTGCAGTTTGCTGGATTTCTGTCGAGTTCAGGAGCTCAGACATGTCCGAGATTTTCTTCTCCAAAGTCAGAAAAATGCCTCATCGGATGACAACAAAGAGCAAACAG agACAGAGTTAGCATGGGATGAGTCAGACTGGGGCTCCTGGGAGACTACGGACACCAAAGAAGATGGAACCACA cctgatgatgatgatgcacaaCAGAACAGCGCCACCTGGCTGCAGGACTGTGTACTTGCTCTGTCACCATGTTCAGACCTGCTGGTCATCGCTCGAGACCAAAAAGCTGTATTCCTCTctg CGAAATGGCAGACAGACGCCACCGGAAAAGAGGAGATGATGCTGGCTGTGAGCTGGAGCGGCACACTGGGTGCTGAGGACGG agagagtgtgagtagCGTCATCTGTATCCCTCTGGCCAGCCAGAAGAG gagTTCTACAGGTCGTCCTGACTGGACATGTATCGTGGTCGGATTCAGTTCTGGATACGTTCGCTTTTACACAGAG aatgggGTTCTCCTTTTGGCTCAGCTGCTGAATGAAGACCCGGCTCTCAGACTGAAGTGTCGCACCTATGAGATCCCGCGCCATCCTGGTGTCACAGAGCAG CATGAAGAGTTGAGTATTCTGTACCCAGCAGCCCTGGTCACCATCGATGGTTTCAGCCTCTTTCAGTCTCTCCGTGCCTGCAGGAATCAGGTTGCAagag CTGCTGcagcaggaagtgatgtcatgcAGCCTCCTCCTCTGGCCTATAAGAAGTGGGGCCTGCAGGACATGGACACCATTGTGGACCACAGCAGTGCGG gtGTCATGACCCTGAACGTATTTGATCAGATGAAGAACGCCTCGATACTTGGAGGTTTCCACGCGTCAGTAAAGGGCAGTCCTCCTGCCATGAGTCAGTATATGACGGTGGGCGGCGGTCCCTTCACCGGCTTCTTCTACGCAGTGGAG GGCAGTTCTCAGCCTCTTCTCTCCCACGTGGCTCTTGCTGTGGCCAGTAAACTCACTTCTGCGCTGTTCAGTGctgccag TGGATGGTTAGGATGGAACAAGAACAAGACTGAAGAGGATCCTGTTCAAAAACAGAAGCCTAAGGTGGAGCCAGCCACGCCCCTTCCTATTAG gttTGGGCTCCCAGATTCCCGTCGCCATGGtgaatctatctgtctgtcgcCATGCAACACCATGGCAGGGGTGACGGACGATTTTGGAAGAGTGACGCTGCTGGACGTGGTACGCGGCATCGCCATCCGCATGTggaagg gttaccGTGATGCCCAGCTGGGCTGGGTGCAGGTTTCTGAGGCTCATGGTGACAGAGACATAACCACTTCACCCTCCATGCCCCACCGCTGTGCTCAGTTCCTGGTGATCTACGCCCCCCGCAGGGGCATCCTGGAGGTGTGGGGCACTCAGCACGGCCCCCGGATCGGGGCTTTTACTGTAGGCAAacactgcag GTTGTTGTATCCAGGTTACAGGTTAATGGGGGTGAACAGTGTGACCAGTCAGGGTtggcacttacacacacagcaggtgtGTCTGTTTGACCCGGTCAACGGAGTGCTGCGTACCATCACTGTGCCATTCCACTTGGCTCTCAG CGATAAGAAGAGCGAGCGAGCCAAAGACCTGCATCTGCTGAAACGACTGAGCGCTCTGCTCAGGAGCTCTGATCCAGACCCTG ATCTTCTGGAAAGTGAGGCTCAGAGTGTCCTGCTGGAGATCAAACACCCTGCGGTTAAGAAacag GCGCTGGAGTCTCTGCTGTCCAGTAAGAGCGCTCCGGTCTCATGTCTGCTCAACATCATCCGAGCCTTATCACGGAGCATCAGAGAACAAG accCCGAGGCAGTGGATGAATCATTGCTGCAGTTGTGTTCGTCTCAGCTCAGACTCCTGCAGCTCTACACTGATGTTCAGCTCCTTCACTCACCTGATGCCTCACCTACTGAGCCTGAaact ctcgcAGTACCTGGTATTGAAGATGACGTTGCTCGAATCCAGCCAATCCTGCGGCGATATGCAGAGCTAAACTCCCGCCCCACTGTGTCATTCGCTCAGGACGAGACAAGGCCGCTGCCAGTCAAAACCTTTCTGGCACAGTTAGTGTGTGAGGGCGGAGAGCTGCGACTCATCAGGGGCTCGGACACAGACTGGACACAGCTAG gtaGCTTCCTGTTTTGGGGATGTCTTTCTGGACAGAGTCCACtggagcgagtgtgtgagacgCTACAGCAGAGTGGCATCAGCCCTCAGCAGCTACtg TCTCTGCTGCTGACAGTGTGGctgaacagagagaaggagatctTAAAGAGAGCAGATGCTGTTAGGAACCTGCACACACTCCTCAACACACTCAGCTCTatgaaag gagcgGTAGATGAGTCGTgggatgtacagtgtgtgtccCCCTGGTGGCAAAAGGTGCGTAATGCTTGTGTTCAGTCAGAGAGCGCTGGCGCTGCCATGCTGGCTGCACTTGTCGCTCAGCGAGCTGCCAAGAGGTCCATCACAAACCTGGCAGAGAGCAag ttgCAGTCAGATTGGGAGTGTGTGTCTCTAGAGCTGGAGCAGTGGCTGGTGTGTGTGCGGCAGTTGGAGGACGTGTTGGCGTTACAGACGTTGCTGAGTCTGCCGTCTCCTCAGGGAACACTGGGGGGCGCCATCCAGCGCTGCTCAGTCAAAACTCTGCTGGAGAGTGGAAGAg gtggcgTAGCAGACAGCGTTGCGAAGCTGATCTTCAGACAGGACGTCACTCCTGGAACACTGAGAGACATTGTGCAGAGGAGGGGGAG GGAGCATCGTGAGGAGCATCGTGAGGAGCAGCGTGAGGAGCAGCGTGAGGAGCAGCGTGAGGAGCAGCGTGAGGAGACAGAGGTGGAGGAGAAGGACGCCTTACACACACTGGAGG agctgctggtgtgtgtgtgtcagcgtttcCCCAACTCGCTCTCCTCTGATGTGTTGTGGGCTCACTGTTGTTGGGAATACGTGGTGCAGTGGAACAAAGACCCTGAG GTGGGTCGATACCTGGAGTGGTCTGTTGAGTATATGAAGATGATCACCAGTCCTCACATTCAGTTAG gaatCTCCACCATGATGTGGAACACGTTTATTGTGAAACGTTTCTCTGCAGCAGCCTTCTTAATGGAAaag gtgggAAAAGCTCCAAAGGACAGACTCTGCAGACGG gacataGGAATGGGTGACGCAGCCATGACCAGTTTCCTGGGCTCCTGTGTACAGCTCCTGCAGGCTCTGATGGAG gccgACTCTGGGGTGGAGGAGGCGAGTGTTCCggaggtgtgtgtggaggaggtATGGGGCAGCGTTGAGGGTCCTGCCTCCATAGCGGAGTTAGCGCTGCAGCAGAGGCCGGTTCATTACCCACTGGTGCAGCATCACTGCCTGTTAGCGTCACTTCTGCACGCTGCCATGAGCTTCTCGCTGCGCCTCAAACCCCTCAGCCTCTTCGACACCAAG GGGAAGAATGCCTTTTTCAGGGAACTGACCTCCATCCAGCTGCTGCCCAGTGGAGACATGGACCCCGGTCTGGTGGCTCTGAGACAGGAA tttctgCTGAATGTGTTGACAGCATGGGTGAAGGCTCTGGGTGTGgagcaggaagaggaggaggaaggtgtTTCCTTTAAAGCTGGTGTCAGGGATCAGGCCTGGATGGAGACGTGTATGGAGTTGGGCTCACTGCTGCAGCTTAACAATGATATTCTGCGCAGACACCTCGTCTGTGAGCTGTATAACCAGGGCCTGGACATGCGTGCAgaggag CTGATGTTGGAGGTGGAGGATAAGGATGTGTTAGGTTCTCAGCTCttggttctgattggtcagcgccTGGCCTACGCCCTGTTTCACTCTCAGACTCAGACCAAAGCCAGCATGGAGCTCTTGGCACGTCTTCCCCCAACACTCTGCACATGGCTCAAAGCTATG GACCCCAGTGATCTCCAGCGCCCCTCTGTGCCTCTGAAACTGATCGGCCGCCTGGTGAGCCGTGTGATCGAGATGCTACCAGAGAAACATGCGCAGTACAACATGGCACTGCATCTGCTGGAGGCCGTAGACATACTGCAGGAGGACGagtga